In the Streptomyces sp. WMMC940 genome, CAGCGCGCTGCCCACCAGTCCGACGCACGCGGTGACGACTCTACGATTGAGTGCACGTCCGGTCATGGTCGAGACGAAATTGACGACTCCGAGGGATCCGGAGTACAGATTCCAGTCGTTTATCTTGAGCGTCCCGGCGATGAGGATCAGTGTGCCGACCCAGCCAGTGGTCGAAGTGATGATGTTGACGATGTCGCTTGTCTTCAGGGCGTGAGCGAGGAGGACACCTGCCAGCGCCACCATGTACTCCCCCAGTGTCACTCCCACTAGCGTCTGCTTGACGACGTCGCTGGGCTTGCGGTTGAAGCGGGTCATGTCCGGGGTTATCACCATGCCGACCATGAAGCCGCCGGCGACGAGGGTGGTCCCGGCAGCCAGACTCAGGACCTCGCCGGGTGGGCCCTCAGTGACGAGTGCGCCGATGTCATGCCGTGACAGTTCGGAGACGATCGACCACCCAGCCAGCGCGAGGAAGGCGGGAACGGTCAGGTAGGCGGTCCAGGCCATCGAATGGAAGCCGAAGATCACCACTGCCGTGACCACGAGGCCGAAGAGGAGCGACAGCGCCCACACCGGCAGCCCCGGTATGAACTGGTGCAGCCCCTGAGCGGATACGGCACTCTGCACACCGAACCAGCCAATCAGGCTCAGCGCGATGACCAAGCCGATGAGGCTCGAGCCATACCGGCCGAAGCCCGTCCATCGAGCGAGCACCGATGTGCTCAGCCCCTCCTTCTGCCCGATCAGGCCGGTGCAGATCGCCACCACCTCGAGAATCACCGAGCCCAGCGTGATGGCCAGCAGGGCATGCCAGAACGTCATGCCGAATCCGAGCGCCGCACCGAGCAGGAACTGCGACAGAGCGGAGATCTGACCGAACCGCTGGACCGCGACGGTCCACCAGGAGTAGCGGGCACTTTCAGGGACACGTTCGAGCACATAGTCGTCCCCGGCCTGTCTTTGTTCCATGGAACACCTCTGTTCAAATCAGGATGAACTGGACCACTGCGGTTGTCTCCGACGCTAGGTCTTGAACGGGTGACTGTCAGTGGGCAGACTGTCCATCAATCCCAATTCAGGTGGGCAAAGTGCCCTCTCTGGTGAGGTGGCAAGCCATGAGCTGGAGTCTTGACACGGTCGATCTGCGGCCGCTGGCCATCGGTGCTGCGGTACTGGGCTCAGGCGGCGCCGGAGACCCCACCCTCTTCGAACTACTGGCCAGGGAAGTGCTCGCCACGCACGGGCCGGTCACCGTCTACGAACACGCCGACCTGCCGGACGAAGGCATACTGATCAGCACCGGCCTGGTCGGGTCCGTCACCGCATTCAGCGAGAAACCGAGCAACGGCTACGAGTGCACCCACGCGTTCACCCGCCTACGCGACGCACTCGCCCCGTCTCCTCCCGTGTACGTCTGCGGCTACGAAACTGCCGGCGTGAACGCCTTCCTCCCCCTGATCGTCGCCGCGCAGACGCAAACCCCCTTGGTCGACGTCGACTGCATGGGGCGAGGGCTGTCCTGGCTGGACCAGACCACCTATGACGCGGTCGGCATCCCGATCGCGCCGTTCACCCTCACCGACTCCCTCGGTCACACCATCCTCGCCGAGGCCATCACGGGACACGAAGCCGAGCGGTACATCCGCACCCTCACGGTGACCATGGGTGGCTGGTCGGCATTCGCCGGCTACCCGGTCGACGCCACTGCAGCAGGAACCGCGGGCGTCCACGGGGCTCTCGCCCGCGCGATGCGGCTCGGCCGCTCCCTGGACGCCGAGCCGAGCCGCCACCTCGGATCCGGACGTGTCAGCGAGGTGACGTGGCAACCCGGAGTCGAAGCCGCGCACGGCAGCATCGTCGTATGGCTGGGGCCACCCGACGACCGCCCACTGCGCATCGAAACCCGCAACGAGTTCCTCATGGTCCTCGACCGCGGCCAGATCGTCGCCACAGCACCGGACATCATCTGCCTCCTCGATCAGCGCACCAGGACGCCGCTGCTCACGGAGACGGTCACCACCGGCTACCAGGTCGACGTGCTCGTCTACCCCGCCCCCAGCCGATGGAACGAGCCGGCATTCTCCCCTCTCGCCTCACCCGCGGCATTCGGATACAGCTGGGCAGAGACGTGAACGGCCACCCCACAGTCCATCAGCTCATGGCCAGCCCAGTGCTCGACGGAGCCTCCCTGATCGGCGGCGCAGGCGGCCTTGAACAAACCGTGGCCGACGTACATGTCTGTGCCCCGACCGAACCGGACCTGGCACAATTCAGTGCTCATGCGGCCCTGATCCTCGATACCCCAAGCGGGTACCAACTCGAGACCATACTGCCCCGGGCCCGCGCATCCCAGGCGAGCGTGCTGATCGTGCGAACCGGACCGGCAGCGGTCCTCAGCTCGACCAGGTGGCTGGCCGATCGACTGGCGCTGCCTCTCATCGCCATGCCCGAAGCCACGCCTCTAGGCCTCGCGCAACGCCTGCACGCCCTGGTACACGGCGCCGAAACACACCGCGGACTCACCTGCGCTCGGCTCGCCGCTCAACTCAGTCGACGCCCCGCCAGCCCAGCAAGCACCGTGCGCGCCCTGAACACACTTCTACCCGCCCACTGCGCAATCCTGAGCTCCGAGGGAACCCCCCTGGCCGGCGACCCTCCGACCCGACAGCTCGATGACACCCTGCGCACAGCAGTTCCCGCGACGATCCGAGACGAAGCCGGTGTGCTCATCGCACTCCCGGCCGGCGCAACAGCCAGGCGCGGAGCACCACTCTGGCTGATCGCCGAAACCGCCGGGATGACCGACACCGAACTCCACACCATCAAAGCTGCCCTGGATATCGCCGCATGGGCCGTCACAGCCTGGTCGACAACCAACCAACTCGAAGCCGCACACAACGCCGCCTTCCAGGCCTCGGTGCTCACCGAGCTACTGACCGCTGGCGATCAGGTCACTCCCCAAACCGTCGAGCAGGCCCTGGAGGCAGGCTGGACCCTGGACGGCTGGCACATCGGCGTACGCATCCGCCCCACCGACACAACCGCTCGGCGGAGCCAAGCCACTACCACCCGTCTCCACCACGCACTGAAAGCCCACCAGCTCCCCGCTCCCCTGGTAGAACTCGGCGGCAGTTGGGCCGCGTGGCTAAGCGAACCGGACGAGCCCACCCCCAACCGATTCTCCGCCGTCATCGCCGCAGTCCGCCGCTCACTCACCTCCATGCCCGGCACCGCGCTGGTGGCAGGAATCGGCAGGGCACAACCAGGACCCACGGGACTGGCCAAGTCACTCACCGAAGCCTGGGAACTCGCCCAGATCGCCGGCTTCTCCCCCGGCCGGCACCGAATCGAGCACGCCGGCACGACCGACCCCCGGCGCCTCATCCTAGCCGTCGTGTCGGGCAACGAAACCGTACGCCGGAGCCACCTCCTACTCGGCGCGCTTCTGGCACCTGCCAACAAGACGCTCCTGGACACCCTGGAGACGTATCTGACCCTGGAGTCCTCAGCCTCCGCCACCGCCAAGAGCCTCCACGTCCACCGCAACACCGTACTCAAACGACTCGACCGGATCGAGAAACTACTCGACATGCGACTGGAAGACCCGGCCATCCGATTCGCCCTGCGCATCGCCTGCAGTGCCGCCCGCTGAGCTCGTTCATACGTGGTGGTGTCCCTCTTCGCGGTGCAGCCGATCAAACACTCGCAATACGCCGGGCATCGCCACATCGACGCAGCTTGAGGCCGCCCTTGACACTGACTGGTCGGTCAGCCGCCCGCGACGCGGGAGCCGCGCAGCACGAGGGGTGCCCGACGCCCGGCATGCCGCAGCGCCTCGAACAAGGTCACCTACACCACAACACGACACACAACCATCCATCGAGTCGCACAGGACCGACGAAGCGGGCAAGGGCGTACGCGTCCACCCGCAGCACTTCAGGTACCCCCTACGGAGAGCCGGTGCCCACGTGATGAGGGAATAGTGGGCATGACAGATTTCATCCGGGACGGACGGCTCTTCAGAGTCACCGGCTTCAACCCCTCGCATCGTCAGCTCTTTCTGACCAGTGAGGCCCTACTCATGGACCGGACCACGACGAGGATCGAGGTCTACATCGGGCATGTGGAACTGATGTTCCTCAAGCCCCTCTACCCGCACGGGCTCCACATCCGGCGGGCGACCGCCGCGGAATTCGCTGTGCTCCACGAACGGCACGGCATCCCGGCGCAGGACGCCACCTACACCTGGATGCTGGAGCGGGACGGCGACAGCTTCGTCGTCGGAGGCCACCCGTCCTGGCGGGAGGCCGAGTACGAGCTAATGGCCGACCGGACCTCGTTGTACGACGCGAGCAAGCCCTGGCCGCCGGAATTCCCGGTAGAATCGGGGCACGTCAGCTGAGCACCCGTCGGCCGCAACCGCCGAGGGCAGTGCCGCGCTATGGCGCGCCGCCACCCCTGCCCGGGACCTTCCGACATCCGCGTGACTCATCCCGTACAGCGCCGCCGGCCCCCTCCCAGCACCTCGAGCCAGCGATCCTCCGACCTGGGAATGGCGGACGACAACCTCCCCGACATCGAAGGTCGAGGAGGCCGCCGTCGAGTGCGGAGAGGCGGACTGTCAGGTGCGCTCGCCGACGACCGGCAATTGTCGACGCCTTCGACTCCGAGACGGCCGCCGAGACCCGCGGCGAACAGTGAGCCCTTTCCAACTTGCGGCAACAGCGAGCCAGTTGGGGTGACAACGTGGTGAAGCCCCTGGTAGATGGGTTTTCGACCAAGAGAACCGTCTCCACCAGAGGCTTCGCATGCTTGTCTACCCTTCGGGCGTCGACGTGTCCAGCTCTGCCCTGCGCTTCCTGTCCGCCCGTCTGCGGCAGCACCGTCGCGCGATCGGCTCCCGCTGGAGGCGTCTGAACCCCGGCCGCCAGGCCTGCTCGCACTCGCCCACCTGCGGATGGGAAACACGTATGCCCAGCTCGCGGCCGGATTCGGTATCGGAACCACGACCGCCTACCGGTATGCCACCGAGGCTGTCGAACTCCTGGCAGGCCTCGCGCCCACCCTGGCCGACGCGATCCGGGTCGCGTCGACGAAGGCGTTCGTAATCCTCGACGGCACACTCCTGCCGACCGACCGCATCGCCGCGGACCGGCCCTTCTACTCCGGGAAACACAAGAAACACGGGATGAACCTGCAGGTCCTCACG is a window encoding:
- a CDS encoding purine-cytosine permease family protein; protein product: MEQRQAGDDYVLERVPESARYSWWTVAVQRFGQISALSQFLLGAALGFGMTFWHALLAITLGSVILEVVAICTGLIGQKEGLSTSVLARWTGFGRYGSSLIGLVIALSLIGWFGVQSAVSAQGLHQFIPGLPVWALSLLFGLVVTAVVIFGFHSMAWTAYLTVPAFLALAGWSIVSELSRHDIGALVTEGPPGEVLSLAAGTTLVAGGFMVGMVITPDMTRFNRKPSDVVKQTLVGVTLGEYMVALAGVLLAHALKTSDIVNIITSTTGWVGTLILIAGTLKINDWNLYSGSLGVVNFVSTMTGRALNRRVVTACVGLVGSALAAAGILGHFIEFLILLGVAFPPIAGIMVAEYFIVKRFRGELEAAGTSLPATEPTWVPATLAVWLASALIGWYAPIGIGALNSLVVSIVLYTLAGKAGLVRPISTQPTAIEAPKALATT
- a CDS encoding DUF917 domain-containing protein; protein product: MSWSLDTVDLRPLAIGAAVLGSGGAGDPTLFELLAREVLATHGPVTVYEHADLPDEGILISTGLVGSVTAFSEKPSNGYECTHAFTRLRDALAPSPPVYVCGYETAGVNAFLPLIVAAQTQTPLVDVDCMGRGLSWLDQTTYDAVGIPIAPFTLTDSLGHTILAEAITGHEAERYIRTLTVTMGGWSAFAGYPVDATAAGTAGVHGALARAMRLGRSLDAEPSRHLGSGRVSEVTWQPGVEAAHGSIVVWLGPPDDRPLRIETRNEFLMVLDRGQIVATAPDIICLLDQRTRTPLLTETVTTGYQVDVLVYPAPSRWNEPAFSPLASPAAFGYSWAET
- a CDS encoding helix-turn-helix domain-containing protein translates to MASPVLDGASLIGGAGGLEQTVADVHVCAPTEPDLAQFSAHAALILDTPSGYQLETILPRARASQASVLIVRTGPAAVLSSTRWLADRLALPLIAMPEATPLGLAQRLHALVHGAETHRGLTCARLAAQLSRRPASPASTVRALNTLLPAHCAILSSEGTPLAGDPPTRQLDDTLRTAVPATIRDEAGVLIALPAGATARRGAPLWLIAETAGMTDTELHTIKAALDIAAWAVTAWSTTNQLEAAHNAAFQASVLTELLTAGDQVTPQTVEQALEAGWTLDGWHIGVRIRPTDTTARRSQATTTRLHHALKAHQLPAPLVELGGSWAAWLSEPDEPTPNRFSAVIAAVRRSLTSMPGTALVAGIGRAQPGPTGLAKSLTEAWELAQIAGFSPGRHRIEHAGTTDPRRLILAVVSGNETVRRSHLLLGALLAPANKTLLDTLETYLTLESSASATAKSLHVHRNTVLKRLDRIEKLLDMRLEDPAIRFALRIACSAAR